In Fluviicola taffensis DSM 16823, the following are encoded in one genomic region:
- a CDS encoding PP2C family protein-serine/threonine phosphatase: MIHRILNNGISVNNTVSLNRKLRVSNLITLIIAVVMLAYTPMYVLYKQPAGIVLNSLYFSSSILTFILIHQKKKIPAFVLLVCASMLYFVASSIVYGAKVNLHFFLLIVCMLQVVLFNSQLIIRTFIALCIVSFFSVVIWSHFYDRLIYIPQQTESAEAIMGNVNLLLLFLIISLFILFFKGEMIAGQKRILEQKNLIEEKNKDITDSLLYAQRIQNAMLPSASSLESIFSDYFLFFKPKDIVSGDFYWAFENERYQFVAVGDCTGHGVPGCMMSVLGINLLIEIVENKQIQEPKVILEELRNGILLAFDKDRKSEEYKDGMDISIIRIERQTNTYTFAAANNCIYHLTPDQLEERIADRQSVGYSHESKAFSQQEFSYQPGDLLVLFTDGFADQFGGPKNKKFRYKPFQELLFTQQQNNNLSKVLHVTFENWKKELEQVDDVCVFGVRL, translated from the coding sequence ATGATACATCGCATACTCAACAATGGGATATCGGTTAACAACACTGTTTCACTCAATCGAAAACTTCGTGTTAGCAACCTAATTACTCTAATCATAGCAGTGGTAATGCTTGCTTATACTCCCATGTATGTCTTATACAAACAACCAGCTGGCATTGTATTAAACAGTCTTTACTTTAGCTCCAGCATTCTAACATTTATACTGATCCATCAGAAAAAAAAGATTCCAGCGTTCGTTCTTCTTGTCTGTGCTAGTATGCTTTATTTCGTTGCTTCTAGCATTGTTTATGGAGCAAAAGTAAATCTTCACTTCTTTTTGCTGATTGTCTGTATGCTTCAGGTCGTTTTGTTCAATAGTCAGCTCATTATCCGAACCTTCATTGCTTTATGTATTGTTTCATTCTTTTCAGTGGTTATTTGGTCGCATTTTTATGACCGATTGATTTATATTCCTCAACAAACAGAATCAGCAGAAGCAATTATGGGAAATGTAAACTTATTACTGCTTTTTCTGATTATTTCACTCTTTATTCTCTTCTTCAAAGGAGAGATGATCGCTGGTCAAAAACGTATTTTAGAGCAAAAAAACCTCATCGAAGAAAAGAATAAAGACATTACCGATAGTTTATTATATGCACAGCGAATCCAAAATGCGATGCTCCCAAGTGCTTCCTCTTTGGAATCTATATTCTCTGATTATTTTCTATTCTTCAAACCAAAAGACATTGTAAGTGGCGATTTTTATTGGGCGTTTGAAAATGAACGTTATCAGTTCGTGGCTGTTGGTGATTGCACTGGGCATGGAGTTCCTGGTTGCATGATGAGTGTTTTAGGAATTAATCTTCTGATTGAAATTGTGGAGAACAAGCAAATTCAAGAGCCCAAAGTCATTCTAGAAGAATTGAGAAACGGTATTCTTTTAGCCTTTGATAAAGACCGAAAAAGTGAGGAATACAAAGACGGAATGGATATTTCAATTATTCGAATTGAGAGACAAACAAATACATACACCTTCGCCGCCGCCAATAATTGTATCTATCACCTAACTCCCGATCAACTAGAAGAACGAATTGCAGATCGACAATCAGTTGGTTATTCCCACGAATCAAAGGCTTTTTCCCAACAAGAATTCTCTTATCAACCAGGAGATTTACTCGTACTATTCACAGATGGATTTGCAGATCAGTTTGGCGGACCAAAAAACAAAAAATTCAGATACAAACCGTTTCAAGAACTCCTTTTTACTCAACAGCAAAACAATAACCTCTCAAAGGTATTGCACGTAACATTCGAAAATTGGAAAAAGGAACTAGAACAAGTAGATGATGTCTGCGTTTTTGGCGTACGATTGTGA